A segment of the Prochlorococcus marinus str. MIT 9215 genome:
TATCAAATATATGTCTAGCTGGGGGAGTTGCGCTTAATTGTGTTGCAAATGGGAAGATACTTGAAGAAGAAATTTTTGATGAAATTTGGATTCAACCTGCCAGTGGAGATGCAGGCACATCTATTGGGGGGGCATTATTCGCACATTATGAATATTTCAAAAATACTAGAAAGATATATCCACAAGATTCTATGAAGGGCTCATTTCTTGGTCCAAACTTTAGTAACGAAGATATTATCAACTATTTAAATTCAATCAATGCCACTTTTAAAAGTTTAGAGGATGAGGAAATTTTTCAGAAGGTAGCAAATTTAATAAATGAGGGGAAGGTTGTTGGTTGGTTTAATGGTCCGATGGAATTTGGTCCAAGAGCTCTTGGGGCAAGATCAATATTAGGAGATCCTAGGAATAAAAAAATGCAAAGTATCATGAATTTGAAAATAAAATATAGGGAAAGTTTTAGACCATTCGCTCCATCAATTTTAGAAGAGGATTTGTCTAGTCAATTTGATACTGACGTTAAAAGTCCTTACATGCTTTTAGTCTCAAAAGTTAAAAAGAATCTTTGGAGAGATATTCCAGAAACTGAACATTGCAAAAAAGGATTAAATAAATTAAATATCCAAAGATCCCTAATCCCTGCGGTAACTCATGTAGATTATTCAGCAAGAGTACAAACGGTCTCCAAATCAACAAATCCCCGTTACTATAATCTAATAAATAAATTTAAAGAAATAACAAATTGTCCTACTTTAATAAACACATCTTTCAATGTAAGAGGTGAGCCAATCGTATGTACTCCTCAAGATGCTTATAGGTGTTTTATGAGGACCGAAATGGATATACTTGTTCTTCAAAATCAAATACTTTACAAAGAAAATCAAATTAATATAAAAATGAATGAAAGTTGGTTTCAGGAATTTAATTTAGACTAGATTATGAAAACTTCTTCCCCATCTGAGAAACAATTAAAAGAATTCGGATTATTAATAGGATTTCTATTTCCTTTTTTAATAGGCTGGTTACTGCCTACTATATTTGATCATGGAATAAGACTATGGACTATATTTGTTGGCTTACCTTTAATAATCTTGGGATTATTTTTTCCTAATTACCTTAAATTTTTCTATAAGAAATGGATTAGCATAGGCAATTCTTTAGCTTTTGTAAATAGCCATATTGTTCTTGGATTTGTTTTTATAGTAGCATTGGTTCCAATTTCATTTATTATGAAATTATTTAAATATGACCCCCTAAAAATGAAAAAAGATTCACTCAAAACATTTCGAGAAGTTAGAAAAGATAGTAAAGTAAATCTTGAAAAGATTTTTTAATTATGGGAGCTTTTTTAGAACTTATTAGTGATATTTGGGATTTCTTAAAAGTAAGAAAAAAATACTGGTTAGCTCCTTTAATAATTACAATACTATTAATGGGTACATTAATATTCTTTACTCAAGGTTCTGTAGTTGCCCCTTTCATATATTCCATTTTCTAAATTTTAAATTTATAAAAAATTGATTTAATATTTATTTAAAGGGATGGGATTTGATGTTCATAAAACATCCTATTTTTTAGTTTGCAATGCAAAAAGAGATGATGAAGAATTTAATAAAAGAATGAATTTTGACGAATATTTAGTTCCTTATGATTGGAATATTGATTGGATTGAGGAAGAAATAGATTCAATGGTTTCTTTGATGAATAATGATAAGATCCCAGAACCAAATCTATCCTGTAAAAATTGTGCTTATTCCGAGCAATATGCAAAGTTGGTTTGTAATCCTGTAAAAGATAATAAAGAGATTCAGGGAAATCTTTTTTAGGTATCTAAGAGATGAAAAAATTTTTATTGATTCAGTTATTTCTTGGATGCACAATTCCAGTTAACGCTGGCATTTATTATTACCCTTTTTATCAGAACGGTATAAAAGTAAGATGTGGCGATAATCAGCCAAGACATTTGATATCTTTAAAAGCTGGTAGGGCCATGCTGTTTGAGGATGATGGTGATGAAAAGTATAAATTTCCAGGAACTTTTTTATTCCCTGAGAAACCTGACGAGAGATATAAGTACTTTCCAAGTACAGCAGGTACCAAATGCAGTTCCAGAGAACTATCTAAAAAAGAAAGGGAATTCTATATAAAGAAGGCAAAGGATGTCTGCTATGGGGGGGACTTAACTACCAGAATTATGTACTGCTACGGGTGGAATTGATAATACAAAAATACTTCTTGCGGACTATTATTTCATTTGGCAATATAAGTAACCGACTCCAAAATTGGCACATCAACATAAGATGTTTCCATTAATGGCCAAATAGAACTGAAGGAATAAAAGTCAGGGGTTTTTCTAATATTTTTCTTTCGGTTCAGCTGTTAAAAAGCTCCTACACACATACTGATAGACAATGAAAATTATTAAGAGACTCAGGTCGCTGCCAGGCGATTCTCTGGGTGTTATACGCCGCACTCCGCCACTTGTTTTCGCAATGGCAGTCTTATCTCTCGGAGGTTTTATAGGTGCCTCCACGGTCCTTGTGAGAGGTTTCAGAACGGTTGAGAATACTATCACTGTTACAGGTGCAAGTACTGAAAGCTTCGAGAGTGATATTGCAAAATGGTCAGTCCAGGTAAAGACCTCAGGTACAACTCAGATTGACTCATTTACCAAGCATAAGCAGTCCATTAATAAGACAATGGAGTTCCTTAAAGCCAATGGAATTGAGGACGGTGTAAAGCAGGATGTTTATCTTGGCCCTGCGAGTATAAGTGAATATAAAACCAGAAATCCCAAGACTAATGAAATTATTAGAACTGAATGGATTACTTATCAGAATATTGAGATTGAAAGTAGGGATGTTTATAACATCCAGAAGACTCATAGTCAGATAACAGAATTACTTGGGAAAGGGGTAAGGGTTAAACCAAGCCGTCCTGAATTTACCTATTCAAAGCTGGCTGATAAACGCGTTGATATGCTTGCCAAGGCTGCGAAGGATGCGCGAATCAGGGCTGAAGCTATCGCTCTTCAGGCAGGTTCTGAAGTAGGTGGTTTAAAGAGAGTGAATACTGGAGTTTTTCAGATAACTGTTCCGAATTCCACGAAGGTAAGTAGTTGGGGTTCTTATGACACTTCAACTATCAAGAAAGATATTACTGCTGTTATGGGAGTGACTTTCGCGGTTAAGTGATGACTTAGGGAGTCTTCTTTTTGCCTTTAATAATCATCAGCAAAGGTAGGCCAATAAGCATCAGACTCCCATCAATTAATAAAAAAGTATTCAGATTCATTTATCCATTCCTTCGGGGGTATCCCAATTAAGGGGTATCCCTTTTTTAACTGGTTCTTTTTTCATATCATCCATCTCTTTTCTGATTTTGTTGTAGTAGGCCAACTCCTCTGGATCATCAGAACCGAGACCATAATTCATGGTCGCTGCAAGATATATTCTGTGCATCCGGTATGACGATAGTGACATTACTTAAGACAAGATATTTAAAATTATAAGATTGTTTTTATCCGCATTGCTTAATTCTTCCTTCTGATAAGGACCTGCCAGCCGCGGCCGCTTCTTCTGATTGTTGCCATTTAGGTGTCATCGTTTGTGTGATGCACCTCCAGATATCTAACTCTAAAACAGAAAAGTGGACCCGAAAACGGACGTCCACTTCTGAATAATTTCTTTGTGCGATAGTGGTAATCTCACTGATACCAAGCTATCCCGCGAGTGCCCTCGTCGGGACTTGAACCCGAGACCTCTCCCTTACCAAGGGAGTGCTCTACCGCTGAGCTACAAGGGCAATTTTAAGTGGGCCGGGTTGGACCAATCAAGACTGCCTGCAGCACAATGATCCTGAAGTATGCAGAATTAATTTAGACGGCCTATCTGTGGCTGTCAAATTATTTCTAGGGAGTGCTGTAACTTATCACCAGTCCACTTTTTGCAGATGATATTACTGCTATGGGATAATTTCATTGATTGACAGTCGATCTAACATAGAGGGATAAAACCCTCTTTTTTTATTGGTTTTAATGCGAAAAGAAACTTCTCAAATAACAGAAAAGGAAGCTTTGAGTATCTATGCGAAAATGATGCATACTCTTGATTCATCTGAGTTTGAATCGTTTTTGTCAGAAGATTTCACATACTCCTCACAGAAAGTCTTGACCGATATGAACTCAAAAGATGAATTCATTGAATACATCAGACCGAAACTTGAAATAATAAAAAAAAACTAATAGTTCTGTTTATGCAGAATTAGGCGTCTGCCCAGCCTATGGACATTCCGATTGCCTTATCATGGCTCAAGGAGATAAGTCCAATCTACTTGGAGTTGCTTATGCTTCTGTAGAGGAGGGAAAAATATCTGGTCTTTCCTTGTGCATTGTTCCAACTCCTGATTCGGCTATTCGAAGTGGAATTTATCCAGGTCTCAATGAGGTGGATCCACATCTTAATGAGGTGGATCCAGGTCTTAACGTGAAAAAAGATCAGGTCATAATAACTGAAGAAGAATTTCAACGTAAAGAAGAAGAATTTCAACGTAAAAAGGAACAGTTATTAAATTTAGGAAAAAAAGAAACTTATCAAATAGGACTATCTGGGTATGACGAGGAGCAGGCTTTTTGTTATGCGTTACGTTTTTTGAATGATGGAAAACTACCAGATCCAGATGATTTTTGTATATCAAATAACTTTAATAATCTAGAGAGTTCCTTACCTTCAGATACTATTAAAGTCGCAACTTATGTGAACAAAGAATACTCCACAAAAATAATATATTTTTATGTTTTCTCATTTACAGAAAAAACTACCCTAGCAAAGTACCAAGAAATCTATTCCCTCTTCTCTATAAGGTGGGATGAAAGTGATGGCCTCTGGATATTAAATCCTTGGTACTGTTGTTCTGTACTATCTGAAGAACCTCAAGCACCTTTACATAAAGAAGCAGCAAATTGGATGTTTAAGGGACTTGCTACCACAGGTTGTTTAATTGCATCAGTAGATGACTTCAAAAACGGAACACTAGAGATTATTAAATGAAGCGCTTATTACTGGCAACGCTCTTATTAGGTTTTATTTCTCCAGTAATGGCTAAAGAAATTTTTACTCTTACAAGTGAAGTGGAACCAGATGTAACTATATTTTAAAAAATCCTGAATATTCATTTTCATCTATTCATCATTTGTTTCTTCTTCAAACATAGAATCAAAATCTATTGTTTCTACAATTTTCAATATCAAATTACTTTCAAGTCCAAGCCATTTCTCAAGAAATTTTTTATCTGACCACCAATCATCATCCTCTAATGTGAATGGGTTTTTGCCACCAAATGATCTATGCAATATGTGAATTGCATTATTCGAGCTGCCTTGAAACTTACTAAGTTCTTCACAACAAACATATTCGCCTATTTTTAAATCTCCGATATTATCTAGGCTAATTTGCATTTGGCCTTCTTTATCTAATTTATTTTCTTTATAACCTAATTCTTTTAATAAAAAAACAACATGATCATTTTTTCTGAGGCTAATAATATTCCTAAATCCATTATTAAATTTATCTTTAAATTTCTCATAATAATTATCCCAACTTTTTTTTGATTTATTTTTTCCTTTTTGAACATTTATATATACTTTTTCAGGCGGTAAAAAACTTGGGATTGAATTTATGAATCCTTCTTCTACCTTATCAAGAGTAATCTCTTCAACTGAAATTATTTTTTCTTTGTTAATTTCAAATGATTCTTCAACAAATTCCTTACTAAAACAACAATTTTTATTTGGGATATGATAAAAATTTAAACAATCAAAATCATTTTCTTTAATTTCATCTGATGCTTCCATAAAAATTGATGGGGTCTTAAAAAATTCGCCTATCTTTATTTCTTCAGAGAAATCTTTGTTTTCTACATACCCCAAATCCTGTAAATATTCCCTATTATCCTCATTGTCAATTAAACAAATAGAAATCACTTTTCCTTTCTGGGCTGCCAATAATAATCCTTTATTTTGTTGGTAATAGTCTCTCCATGTATGGTTATTTGGCCAACCTGCATAATAAAAAAGGTTTTCTGATACATATTCCCAGTTAACATTTTTTTGGGTAATCTCCCATATTATTTTATTTACTCCATTTAAAATATATTTTTCATTATCATATGTTTTATACATTTTATTTCTAATATCATTTGCAACTGTCTCTATACTTTTATCTGCATCATCATCATATAAGTAATTAATTGAACTATAAATATTCTCTAACTTGTAAGCATCATCATAAATATCAGCATAATATTTACTTTCCCAAGACTGATATTGAACATCACTATTATCTATTGGAATAAATATTGGCCAGAATTGAGGATTAGAATCTTCTATTGAAATATCTTTTGGAGGATATTTATCAAATATTTCTTTTTCAATAAGTTCCCAATTAAAGTCATCAAAATCTTTTAGGTAAAATTCAGAAGTGATTGAGTCTAGTTGGTCAATATCTAAATCTGTATCTTCTAAATTTTCAAAACTTTTAAGAATACTATCAGCTATAAAATCCCAATCAGCAATATCTTTAAACCTCTCTAGGAAATCTTCCAAATCTATTATTGGGGATTTTTCTGGTAAATTTTCTAAAGAATGAGAATAAAAAACTTCCTTTAATTTCTCAGAGACATCCTTAATTTCAACTAAATAAAAATCATATTTTATTTTTTCCTTAATAACATATGCAAGAATAATATTTTTAAAAGTATTTTCATAAGCTTCTAATATTAACCAAGTGGCATATTTTGAATATTCTTCATTCTCATTATAATTTGCAATTTTTTCAGCTTTATTCTGAATATCATTAATAATTAATTCTCTTTTAGATTCACTAAAATCAAATTCATTTTTATTTAGATAATCAGATAGGGCTATAAAAAAGGAACCTGGTAGAAATGTCTCTAACAAATAATTATTATCTGAATCATAAATTGGATGCTTTAAATCTTTTAGATATTTAGCTAATGATCTTATACATTCTTCTTTCCCTTTGTAGTGATATTGAGAGCTAACATTAATGGCTAAAAATGCAGCAGCTTCATATTGCCAATTAGGCACCTTATTTGGATTGAAACCTAAAATATGAAAAGATTCTGGGGAATCTAAGTGTAAATCCTTATATCTCTTGGCTAAGTTTATTATTAAATTTTGATCTTGGTTTTTTATCGTCTCTGCAGTATGTTTTTTCAATCTTTGTATATTATTTTCATATTCTTGAATTAAGTCTTCTTCATCATAGATTTTAAATTCTGGGTTATATTCTTCTTCTAAATCATATAAAACTTTAATAGTTAATTCTTTCTTGCTTAGTACATGAGTAGCATTTCTGTTGCCTAACTCTTCAGCTTTTAAAAAGTCTTTTTTAGCCTCTTTATTTTGCTTTAAATAAGTTTTTATAAAACCTCTTCTATAGAAATAATCACCATCATCCTTTTCAAAATCTATTGCTTTATTTATATCAATTAAAGCTTTTTCATATTCACCAATCATTATTTGCGATTCCGCACGGTTGAAATATGCGGTAAAAAGTTTGGGTTCTATGTTTAGGGCACTAGTAAAATCATCAATAGCTTTTTCGTGATTATTTAATTCTTGCCATAAAGTCCCTCTTGCCAAAAAACCTATTGGAATTAAAAAATCGCTCAAAGCTTTATTAAGGTCAACAATCGCTTCATAATTTTTATTTAACTCTCCTCTGCATATACCTCTAGCTAATAAAGCTATTTTGCATTCTGAATCTAACCTAATTGCTTTATTGGCTGCTATTAAAGATTCATGAACATGACCAAGTTGCCATTTAGCATAGGCAATGCATCCAATACTTTCAATATTATTGGGATCAATTTCTAATGATTTTTTTAAATCATCTAGAGCTTCATTAGATAAATTGAGATTTATTTTGCAGAAACCTCTTAATCTGTATGATTCGCTTTTTAAGCTATTATCTTTGAGTTCTATTGCTTTAGAAAAATAATCTATAGATTTCTTGTATTCTTGTAATTGAAAGTAGGCTCTACCAATATTATGAAAATTATGGGGCAGTAATGGCTCTACTTTAGTTCCCTCTAAATAATCACTTAATGCTCCATTAAAATCACCTAAAGCCAGTTTTGAGTTTCCACGATTATTATAGGCACGTCCAAATTTAGGATTCTTGATAATTGCTTTTGTGTAATCCTCAATAGAAGTTTCATAATTTTTTACAGAGAAGTTTTTGTCTCCTCTTTCTTTTAACTGATCCGCACTTAAGTCATCCATAGTATCAATTTCTAAATAACTTTTCTCATAATACAAAAACACTTCTTGCGGACATTTATTTCATTTGGCAATGTTAGTAACTGACTCCAAAATTGGCACATCTACACAAGATGTTTACCTTTGAAACAGAAAAGTGGATCCTAAAACTGACGTCTAATTCTGAATAATTTCTTTGTGCGATAGTGGTATTTCACTGATACCAGCCTATCCCGCGAGTGCCCTCGTCGGGACTTGAACCCGAGACCTCTCCCTTACCAAGGGAGTGCTCTAACGCTGAGCTAAAGGGCAATTTTAAAGTGGCCGGGTTGGCCCGTTCATTATTACCTGCAGCATAATGATTCTGAAGTGTGCAGAATAAATTTAGACGGCCCATCTGTGGCTGTCAAATTATTTCTAGGGAGTGCTGTAATTATTCTTTAATCCACTTTTTAGTCTTTAGAAATTCCAATTTATCTGGAATTGATAGGAATCTGAATTTTTTGAATCTCCCTGTTCATTTTTGTAAGAAAGCACAGCTCCGAATCTATTTTTCCTACTCATCTGCAATCCAATGGTGTTGCTGAGGAAATTATCCGATGAGTTCAAAATTGAAAATCTGTAGTTGGTGGTGCTGTCATCTACATAATGAAGATCCACAATTGAATCATCTGTGAAGTCGAAATTATATTCAATCTTTGCGAAAGGTTTTATTTTCCATTCCTTAATCTCAAATTCGCTGAATAAATCTGATCCAAGGGCCAAAATTCTATGGTTGACTGTCTGTTCTTTGAAAGTCAAGGCAAGATGACTGCCTGATTCAGAAAATGGTTTTAATGATATATGAGAAGCTTCAATCCGTGCGTAGGGATTAAAAGTGATGTTTCCCTTGTAAATCGGGTCGGGTCTGAAAGAAAGAGATCCAAAGATAAGATTGGCATCTCTCTGGCCTTTGTGGGCAATTGAGTCTTCAAATCTGGTTGTATAGAAATCCATTTTTCCAATTCCCAACTGAAAATCTGTGGGCAAAAAGCTTTTGAATTTCTGAGAGGAATAAATAGAAACACTGTAGTTATCTGAATTTAACTTGCTTCCTTGCGAGCCGATTTTTATATGATCGTTACCATAAGTAAAAGCGAAGCCAAGCAGAGAATTGTTTTTTAGTTTTTTGTCCGCACCAAAAGTTAAGTTAAGTGCATCTGATTTCTGATTTGATGACGTTGAATTTTTTTTATAATCACCAACAACTATCTCTCCATCAGTCCATAAAAACCAGTTTCCAAATAATTTTCCACCTTTTGGATTTAAATCAGGATCAAATGTTTTTTCGCGTAATTCTGCAAAAGCAATTTCTACTGAACTATTTCTGAGATCATCGATTATTTGGTCCGATTCATTTTTCAGCCTTTCATCATTCCAGTTTGCTCTGGCCCAATTTTCAAAATCTTTACTTTCTATATCTTTAAATTTTTTCCCCGATCCATTAAAAACTTTCTCTAATGTTGGATTTGAGAAAGAAAAATTAATGCCTTGAAATGATTTTTTATCAGATCTTTTATTTCTGGCAAGCCATTCTAGTCTTCTATTCACAGCATCTAAACCGGCCTTGCTGAATCGTATTGATGCGTCTGTCCAGGCTTCTGCCAGTCCCAGTACATCAGGTTTCAAAGTTGGATCACCCTTTGAATCTATAGGAATATGATTATTTATCACACCATTTGATGTGGTGGATGAAACGCCTGTGAAAGTAAAGTTAAAATTCAAATGATAGGTTGTGAGTTCTCCGGAATCTGGAGCATCTTCCTGTATTTGAATGGTTTGTGCTCCACCGCCAAGATCGGGAGTGAAAATGCCATTTTCCGAGATAATCTTTGTGCTTTCAAAACCATATCCTTTGGGCGGATCCACAGTAATTGAGTAGTTACCACTTTGTGCGACATCTCCTTTCAGAACAAAATTATATTTGCCATCTGAACCCGTCTCATGGACATTGTTTCCACCACTGTCATCCAGCCAGTCGTTATTTACGAGACTTCCTTCATAAAGTAATTTAACTGTTACTCCGGATACCGGTTGTCTTGTAGAGGATTCGTATATCACTCCTGCAGGGTCAATTAAAAGGCCATCTATATCGCTAATTTCTTCACATGAAGAACTGATCTGGATATTTTTGATAAATCTTCCTGATGAAACTGGTCCATCGGTTAAATCAACTTTACCTTTACCTCTCTTCCCAGCTAATTTTATAAATTCAACTTTAAAGGTCCCAGCGCTGTTAGGGAAAAAATTATAGTTACCCACACTATTGGTTGTAGTAGTTGTGATTAGAGAATCATCCTTATAAAGTTTTACAGTTGAACCGTTAACTGGATCACCATTTTTGTATCTGACAACTCCTGATATCGATCCGCAGGAAGCACTTTTGGTAGTGAAATTATAAGTATTTTTTGAATCAATTCCAGCAAAAGAATTAGGAGAAGCCGCTTCATCCACTACTGCTCCTGTTGAAATTAAAATATAATATTGAGTACCATCATTTATCAAAACTGATCCGTCAGAATCTCTTAATGAAATTGACATTTCATTCCCGGATACGGAGATATCAGTAGTGTTGCTCATATTGAATGATCTTATTAATGCATCAGTTGAATAGTTGTATAGAGAAATATTTCCTGAACCACGAACTACGTTTTCACTGAAAATTATTTCTACTGTTGGATCAGATGTAGAAACATCAGTAGCATTATCCTCTGGAGATTGGGAAGTTATAACTGGAGCGACTGAGTCATTGCTGTAAGTTGAAAAATTCAGTTCAGTTTTATCTGTAATGCCTTTGTAGCTAATGCCATTTGAAGATTCAATTATTTTGGGTTCGATAAGAAGATAATAATCTGTGTTTGCAATAAGTTCTGCTGGTAAAGTAATAACTTTGCCTGAAATATTCAATGAATCATTGCTGTACTGCTTGACTAAAGTGTCGTCAGATTTATGCAGAGTAATATTTCCACTTGTTTCCGATGCTTTTATATCTTTGTCAAAGGTCAATGTGAGATTAAGACTTGTATTTACCCCAAAAGAATTATCTGATGGATTGGTGGAAGTTAAATTTGGACCACTTGGACATCCATTAAAACCCCAGCATGGTTGTTTATTGCTAGATAATATTGGAGCGAACAAAATTGGTGTCTGGGCATAGTGTTCAACATTCCATGAGGTTAGATTCTGATCGAAATCCTTGGCATTTTTAAAGGTCCTTGTAAAATTTGTGACCTCTGCCACATCCCAATTACTAATATCTTTATTAAATGCTCTCGCTCCATCAAAAGTTCTCCTCAATGACCTTAAACTTTCAGTGTTCCAGCTTGAAATGTTTCCATTAAATGTCTTTGCTCCTGCGAATGTTCTGTGCATGCTCACAACTTTCGATACATCCCAGCTGTTTAAATCACTATTGAAATTAATAGCCTTTAAAAAAGTTCTGTCTAATCTAGTTACGTTACTTACATCCCAGCTATTTAGATTTTGATTAAATGCTGCTGCTCCCCTGAAGGTGCTGTTAAGCCTTGTAACTTTGGAAATATTCCAACTACTAATATCTTGATTAAATACCAAGCTATCCTGGAACATTCCATTGATATTAGTGACATTATTTAATTCCCAGTTCGAAATATCCTGGTTAAAGCTGGATGCGTTCATAAACATCCTGCTCATGGTTGTAGCTCTACTTGTATTCCAATAACCTATATCTGCATTAAAGTTGGTTTGATCCTTAAAGAGACTTGAAAAATTCTTAATTTGACCAGTGAAAATTTTATTGCCGGTGTCCCCAAAATTGTATGTAATCCCATTTTTAGTTATTTGAAAATCTG
Coding sequences within it:
- a CDS encoding SIMPL domain-containing protein; this encodes MKIIKRLRSLPGDSLGVIRRTPPLVFAMAVLSLGGFIGASTVLVRGFRTVENTITVTGASTESFESDIAKWSVQVKTSGTTQIDSFTKHKQSINKTMEFLKANGIEDGVKQDVYLGPASISEYKTRNPKTNEIIRTEWITYQNIEIESRDVYNIQKTHSQITELLGKGVRVKPSRPEFTYSKLADKRVDMLAKAAKDARIRAEAIALQAGSEVGGLKRVNTGVFQITVPNSTKVSSWGSYDTSTIKKDITAVMGVTFAVK
- a CDS encoding carbamoyltransferase family protein, with protein sequence MTTYILGISCFYHDSAASLIKDGEIISAVQEERFTRKKHDSSFPLKSIKYCLNSQRINLKDISAIVYYEKPLLTFERLLETYIGTAPRGIRSFIASMQVWLKEKIYLKSFIRNEFKKIQKELIPQEKPFIPKLLFSEHHLSHAASAFYPSPFKEAVILCMDAVGEWVTTSAWIGKDNKITPLWEINFPHSLGLLYSAFTYYCGFKVNSGEYKLMGLAPYGDPKYVDLIKDNLIEIKEDGTFRLDMSYFKFHRGFRMTSKRFHNLFKNLPRDENEKITQFYMDIAASIQVVTEEIVLKIVKTLRKETGLSNICLAGGVALNCVANGKILEEEIFDEIWIQPASGDAGTSIGGALFAHYEYFKNTRKIYPQDSMKGSFLGPNFSNEDIINYLNSINATFKSLEDEEIFQKVANLINEGKVVGWFNGPMEFGPRALGARSILGDPRNKKMQSIMNLKIKYRESFRPFAPSILEEDLSSQFDTDVKSPYMLLVSKVKKNLWRDIPETEHCKKGLNKLNIQRSLIPAVTHVDYSARVQTVSKSTNPRYYNLINKFKEITNCPTLINTSFNVRGEPIVCTPQDAYRCFMRTEMDILVLQNQILYKENQINIKMNESWFQEFNLD
- a CDS encoding SxtJ family membrane protein; protein product: MKTSSPSEKQLKEFGLLIGFLFPFLIGWLLPTIFDHGIRLWTIFVGLPLIILGLFFPNYLKFFYKKWISIGNSLAFVNSHIVLGFVFIVALVPISFIMKLFKYDPLKMKKDSLKTFREVRKDSKVNLEKIF
- a CDS encoding DUF5989 family protein, producing the protein MGAFLELISDIWDFLKVRKKYWLAPLIITILLMGTLIFFTQGSVVAPFIYSIF
- a CDS encoding tetratricopeptide repeat protein, whose amino-acid sequence is MFLYYEKSYLEIDTMDDLSADQLKERGDKNFSVKNYETSIEDYTKAIIKNPKFGRAYNNRGNSKLALGDFNGALSDYLEGTKVEPLLPHNFHNIGRAYFQLQEYKKSIDYFSKAIELKDNSLKSESYRLRGFCKINLNLSNEALDDLKKSLEIDPNNIESIGCIAYAKWQLGHVHESLIAANKAIRLDSECKIALLARGICRGELNKNYEAIVDLNKALSDFLIPIGFLARGTLWQELNNHEKAIDDFTSALNIEPKLFTAYFNRAESQIMIGEYEKALIDINKAIDFEKDDGDYFYRRGFIKTYLKQNKEAKKDFLKAEELGNRNATHVLSKKELTIKVLYDLEEEYNPEFKIYDEEDLIQEYENNIQRLKKHTAETIKNQDQNLIINLAKRYKDLHLDSPESFHILGFNPNKVPNWQYEAAAFLAINVSSQYHYKGKEECIRSLAKYLKDLKHPIYDSDNNYLLETFLPGSFFIALSDYLNKNEFDFSESKRELIINDIQNKAEKIANYNENEEYSKYATWLILEAYENTFKNIILAYVIKEKIKYDFYLVEIKDVSEKLKEVFYSHSLENLPEKSPIIDLEDFLERFKDIADWDFIADSILKSFENLEDTDLDIDQLDSITSEFYLKDFDDFNWELIEKEIFDKYPPKDISIEDSNPQFWPIFIPIDNSDVQYQSWESKYYADIYDDAYKLENIYSSINYLYDDDADKSIETVANDIRNKMYKTYDNEKYILNGVNKIIWEITQKNVNWEYVSENLFYYAGWPNNHTWRDYYQQNKGLLLAAQKGKVISICLIDNEDNREYLQDLGYVENKDFSEEIKIGEFFKTPSIFMEASDEIKENDFDCLNFYHIPNKNCCFSKEFVEESFEINKEKIISVEEITLDKVEEGFINSIPSFLPPEKVYINVQKGKNKSKKSWDNYYEKFKDKFNNGFRNIISLRKNDHVVFLLKELGYKENKLDKEGQMQISLDNIGDLKIGEYVCCEELSKFQGSSNNAIHILHRSFGGKNPFTLEDDDWWSDKKFLEKWLGLESNLILKIVETIDFDSMFEEETNDE
- a CDS encoding BspA family leucine-rich repeat surface protein, producing MNSAKADDSNCYSNQYVGTVGAFGTVCANMLIVDRDLLDEGIANGAVGSDFQITKNGITYNFGDTGNKIFTGQIKNFSSLFKDQTNFNADIGYWNTSRATTMSRMFMNASSFNQDISNWELNNVTNINGMFQDSLVFNQDISSWNISKVTRLNSTFRGAAAFNQNLNSWDVSNVTRLDRTFLKAINFNSDLNSWDVSKVVSMHRTFAGAKTFNGNISSWNTESLRSLRRTFDGARAFNKDISNWDVAEVTNFTRTFKNAKDFDQNLTSWNVEHYAQTPILFAPILSSNKQPCWGFNGCPSGPNLTSTNPSDNSFGVNTSLNLTLTFDKDIKASETSGNITLHKSDDTLVKQYSNDSLNISGKVITLPAELIANTDYYLLIEPKIIESSNGISYKGITDKTELNFSTYSNDSVAPVITSQSPEDNATDVSTSDPTVEIIFSENVVRGSGNISLYNYSTDALIRSFNMSNTTDISVSGNEMSISLRDSDGSVLINDGTQYYILISTGAVVDEAASPNSFAGIDSKNTYNFTTKSASCGSISGVVRYKNGDPVNGSTVKLYKDDSLITTTTTNSVGNYNFFPNSAGTFKVEFIKLAGKRGKGKVDLTDGPVSSGRFIKNIQISSSCEEISDIDGLLIDPAGVIYESSTRQPVSGVTVKLLYEGSLVNNDWLDDSGGNNVHETGSDGKYNFVLKGDVAQSGNYSITVDPPKGYGFESTKIISENGIFTPDLGGGAQTIQIQEDAPDSGELTTYHLNFNFTFTGVSSTTSNGVINNHIPIDSKGDPTLKPDVLGLAEAWTDASIRFSKAGLDAVNRRLEWLARNKRSDKKSFQGINFSFSNPTLEKVFNGSGKKFKDIESKDFENWARANWNDERLKNESDQIIDDLRNSSVEIAFAELREKTFDPDLNPKGGKLFGNWFLWTDGEIVVGDYKKNSTSSNQKSDALNLTFGADKKLKNNSLLGFAFTYGNDHIKIGSQGSKLNSDNYSVSIYSSQKFKSFLPTDFQLGIGKMDFYTTRFEDSIAHKGQRDANLIFGSLSFRPDPIYKGNITFNPYARIEASHISLKPFSESGSHLALTFKEQTVNHRILALGSDLFSEFEIKEWKIKPFAKIEYNFDFTDDSIVDLHYVDDSTTNYRFSILNSSDNFLSNTIGLQMSRKNRFGAVLSYKNEQGDSKNSDSYQFQINWNF